From Erwinia sp. HDF1-3R, one genomic window encodes:
- the yhbY gene encoding ribosome assembly RNA-binding protein YhbY: MNLSTKQKQHLKGLAHPLKPVVMLGNNGLTEGVLAEIEQALEHHELIKVKIATEDRETKALVVEAIVRETRAANVQVIGKTLVLYRPTKERKIAIPR; this comes from the coding sequence ATGAATCTGAGTACCAAACAAAAACAGCACCTGAAAGGACTGGCCCATCCACTGAAGCCCGTCGTCATGTTAGGCAACAATGGTCTGACCGAAGGAGTGCTGGCCGAAATCGAACAGGCACTGGAGCACCACGAGCTCATCAAGGTGAAAATCGCCACGGAAGACCGTGAGACGAAAGCCCTTGTGGTTGAAGCGATCGTGCGTGAAACCCGTGCAGCTAACGTACAGGTTATCGGCAAGACGCTGGTGCTGTACCGTCCAACGAAAGAGCGTAAAATCGCTATTCCACGCTGA